The Candidatus Eisenbacteria bacterium genome segment GGCCGACCAGGTGCGCCTCGAACGGTCCGCGCAACCCGGGGAATTTCCGCGCCGCCTCCTGCACGCGGTTTTCCCCGATGGCGCCCACGCCGGCGTCCAAAGCCTCCTGGATCACCTCCGGCGGGTGCGTCTTGGTGACCGCCACCAGCCGCACCGCCGGCCCGCCGTCGGGCGTGACCGGTTCGCGCCCCGCGCGCTTCAGCGCGGCGCCGATGCGGCCGTGAATCTGCTCGAGGCGGGCCTTGAGCCCGCCAGCGCCGACTTCCATGGGAGCCCCTGACTATGGGCGAAAATACACCAGCAGGAAAGGATACCCCGTTGGATTTCGGGGGGGCAACAGCAAAAGGGGGGCTCGTGCGTGGCATTTCACGCAGTTTCCGGGGGCATTTTGCGGTTTCGGAGACCTCTCCCGGGGGGTGGGCGTACCCCTCACGGCCCGCTCGGCTCGACATCCTGTCGAGCCATCGCTGCGGCTGCTCCCTCCTTCGCCTCCTGGCTACGTCGGTCGCAGACGCACCGTGAGGGGTACGCCCACCCCCCGGGAGAGGATTGTGCCCTGCCGGAAACTACTTCGAGTGGAATTGGCTGGAATGCCCTGCCGGCGCTCTGGATTGCTATTGCCCCCGCTGTTGGGACTGCTGTTGTAGGCCAGGCATTCACGCCTGGCCTACAACCTCCCCCGCAGGTACTGGTTGGGCCACGGGGCTTCGGCTCCGAGGACCCGGGCGGCGTGGAGGGGCCAGTAGGGGTCTCTCAGTTCTGCCCGGGCCAGGAGGACCAGGTCGGCCTGGCCGTCCTTCACGATGGCCTCGGCTTGGGCGGGCTCGGTGATCAGGCCGACGGCCCCGGTGGGGACCTGGGCCTCCCTGCGAATTCGTTCTGCGAAGGGCACCTGGTAGCCGGGGCCGGCCTGGATCTTCTGGTGGGCCACGGCGCCGCCGCTGGAGACGTCCACCAGGTCCACGCCGGCGGTCTTGAGGAGCTTCGCCAGGCGGACCGACTGTTCGATGTCCCAGCCGCCCTCGGCCCAGTCGGAAGCGGAGATGCGCACCCACACCGGCAGGTCCGTGGGCCATTCCCGGCGCACGGCGGCGGTGACTTCGAGGGTGAGGCGGACGCGGTTCTCGAAGGCGCCGCCGTATTCGTCGGTGCGGCGGTTGACCAGGGGCGAGAAGAACTGG includes the following:
- a CDS encoding NADH:flavin oxidoreductase/NADH oxidase; this encodes VVAEATAVQPEGRISPADLGLWKDGHIAALARVAAFVEAHGAAPAIQLAHAGRKAGTARPWDGGQPVAPEQGGWVPRGPSDEPFAPGHAAPRALDAGGIRSVVEAFAAAARRARSAGFRIVEIHAAHGYLLHQFFSPLVNRRTDEYGGAFENRVRLTLEVTAAVRREWPTDLPVWVRISASDWAEGGWDIEQSVRLAKLLKTAGVDLVDVSSGGAVAHQKIQAGPGYQVPFAERIRREAQVPTGAVGLITEPAQAEAIVKDGQADLVLLARAELRDPYWPLHAARVLGAEAPWPNQYLRGRL